The DNA region GTGCTGTTGCACCGGGCCAAGGGCGGTGGTCTGTCGACTCTGTTCGGGGGCGGTGTCTCCTCGTCCCTGGGGGGGTCGTCCGTGGTCGAGAAGAACCTCGACCGCCTCACCGTCGCGGTGGCCCTTTTG from Parafrankia discariae includes:
- the secG gene encoding preprotein translocase subunit SecG yields the protein MTVGLSIALIVASVLLVLLVLLHRAKGGGLSTLFGGGVSSSLGGSSVVEKNLDRLTVAVALLWITCIIGLGLLLKN